ATCTGCTTCGCTTCCATGTGGATCACATTTCGCCAGTGAATCTGCTGCTCAAGGAGCGCTTAGTCCCTGAATTTTTGCAGGAAGACTTCAGTGCCGACCAGTTGATTGCTCAGGCCATTCCTTTGTTGGAGAGCACTGATGAGCGCCAACGGATGTTGATTGGCTATGAACGTCTGCGCCAAACGCTGGGGGAACCGGGAGTGACCGATCGCGCCGCTGCCGCAATCCTTGATCAGCTGTCGACCTGAGTTCACCTGTGATCCGCATCTTGTTATCCCTGTTGGTGGGAGCTTTGCTCCTGATTTCACCCGCCTCAGTGCTTGCCGAGCAACAGAGCGCCGTGTTGGCTGGAGGCTGTTTCTGGTGCATGGAGAGTGATCTAGAGAAACTTCCTGGTGTGATCTCTGTGGAAAGCGGCTACAGCGGCGGCAGCGTGTCCAATCCGACCTACAACCAGGTGAGTGCTGAAACCACTGGGCATCAGGAGGTGGTGGAAGTGCTGTTTGACTCGACCAGGATCAGTTACCCCAGGCTTCTTCAGTCGTATTGGCGCAACGTGGATCCCTTCGATGGTGAGGGTCAGTTCTGTGATCGCGGAGACTCCTACCGACCCGTGATCTTCACCAGCGGTGATCGACAGAACAGCGAGGCTCTCGCCAGTCAGTCAGAGGCGGCCAGGGAACT
Above is a window of Synechococcus sp. BIOS-E4-1 DNA encoding:
- the msrA gene encoding peptide-methionine (S)-S-oxide reductase MsrA produces the protein MRILLSLLVGALLLISPASVLAEQQSAVLAGGCFWCMESDLEKLPGVISVESGYSGGSVSNPTYNQVSAETTGHQEVVEVLFDSTRISYPRLLQSYWRNVDPFDGEGQFCDRGDSYRPVIFTSGDRQNSEALASQSEAARELGVSQSALKVEIKPLEKFWPAEDYHQNFAELNSVKYKYYRWACGRDKRLDQVWGDQARTGDSWTK